One window of the Xenopus tropicalis strain Nigerian chromosome 10, UCB_Xtro_10.0, whole genome shotgun sequence genome contains the following:
- the znf652 gene encoding zinc finger protein 652 has product MGQTANSCQKMLDGRPPDVSGMVVDDPCLMNIPTSFYHSTNQELDLSNKTFKREVGGPYSVMMDNKIGKPHLIDTDQQNFFRDSKPPNEVHAVKGERENSGESEDEDDDDDEDDEEGEDDDEDEVNYKREQIIVEVNLNNQTLNVSKGDKGVPKDPSHIKTSSDDEGGDSGEDEQDSHEDEENNPLTLDGQTNMQHGNQDQITCHPNVAQSPVLPVVRG; this is encoded by the coding sequence ATGGGGCAGACAGCTAACTCCTGCCAAAAAATGCTGGACGGTCGCCCACCAGATGTTTCTGGCATGGTTGTTGATGACCCATGCCTGATGAATATCCCAACCTCCTTTTACCACAGTACTAACCAAGAGCTTGATTTGTCTAACAAAACTTTTAAAAGAGAAGTTGGTGGTCCGTACTCTGTCATGATGGACAATAAGATTGGAAAACCACATCTCATTGATACAGATCAACAAAACTTCTTCCGGGACAGTAAACCACCTAATGAAGTTCATGCTGTGAAGGGTGAGAGAGAAAATTCTGGAGAGTCAGAGGATGaggatgacgatgatgatgaggATGACGAAGaaggagaagatgatgatgaggatgaggTTAATTACAAGAGAGAACAGATTATTGTGGAGGTGAACCTCAACAACCAAACCTTGAATGTCTCTAAGGGGGACAAAGGTGTACCCAAGGATCCTTCGCACATCAAGACAAGCAGCGATGACGAAGGTGGAGATTCCGGAGAGGATGAGCAGGACAGTCATGAGGATGAAGAAAACAATCCTCTTACGTTGGATGGTCAGACCAATATGCAGCATGGAAACCAGGACCA